In Cryptomeria japonica chromosome 10, Sugi_1.0, whole genome shotgun sequence, a genomic segment contains:
- the LOC131036168 gene encoding embryogenesis-like protein, translated as MAIARRLCEVHSKLPKFNEQCSSSIFPASCTTFRSTYQPEQYFRLLSKSYSEQKNILLTAIGVSKNNTQMQISRLERWTMSPFFQIQTPRFFSADSKNSDYSKEVDEINAKFAEAREEIEMAMESKETVYFDEEADSARAVVKETLEMFDALLARLPENQRGVVQRSMGLKMEQLKAEFEQLNE; from the coding sequence ATGGCGATTGCACGGCGTCTGTGCGAGGTCCATTCTAAGCTCCCTAAATTTAACGAGCAATGCTCTTCATCAATCTTTCCTGCTTCTTGCACGACCTTCCGATCAACATATCAGCCTGAACAGTATTTCAGGCTGCTGTCAAAATCATATTCTGAACAGAAAAATATCCTTCTTACTGCTATCGGAGTTTCGAAAAACAATACCCAAATGCAGATTTCGAGACTTGAGAGATGGACGATGAGTCCTTTTTTTCAGATTCAGACTCCGAGGTTTTTCAGTGCAGATTCAAAAAATTCAGATTACAGCAAGGAAGTAGATGAAATAAACGCCAAATTTGCAGAGGCGAGAGAGGAGATTGAAATGGCCATGGAGTCGAAGGAAACGGTTTATTTTGACGAAGAGGCCGATAGCGCCAGAGCAGTTGTGAAAGAAACCCTAGAAATGTTCGACGCTTTGCTTGCGAGATTGCCTGAGAATCAGCGAGGTGTTGTACAGAGATCCATGGGCTTGAAAATGGAACAGCTTAAAGCAGAGTTTGAACAGCTAAACGAGTAA